The following proteins come from a genomic window of Oncorhynchus mykiss isolate Arlee chromosome 19, USDA_OmykA_1.1, whole genome shotgun sequence:
- the LOC110497812 gene encoding tumor necrosis factor alpha-induced protein 2 isoform X1 — MKLFRGLRDEAVMRTLRTRNTVLGTGSTEPNSSVEHSGKTTSDGRKFKPLTLPRILRRNSKSNTNITAPDVPNTSSVIAAPLEELLTFEQNLERNCLSAAGQQLIEREERLYGQISEEVVQSTTEWEKEEEQFTRDHKALLSQIDLAVKSSFSPDEGSLEALKSAVKAILQEEEQDRRWLNQVGKQPAWRPSECRRHHNTVLQSLVEERMDNAELPPEESNKLRSSLQRDVCGKGRRLQEDLLRVVKDVKGCYPEDMDICNFYGKMYHQAFSAGMRNIEEYGLGMDDCSYLLYWVNVAYPEILQNPELTKEINPEMLGKLLTEELTTPLENQCLTHKETEVQTLINKVLMVEEQAWMEGSVPELRDDCYFSPLAIDVIQFINAAVKSIETVLGAMSKVQIIVCLLKDFLNSYKKFQEKVLKGSNNGNSRTVIMANLACVEQFRDYIVNKADIFPVDVKECCLSIVAEMKNIGYTFLTSPIHKDLKSQYRDLGTPVWLEKKKQVFEKLFEGINKHTQDLKGLTDSCHQELLSQLHLEVTVEYVRRLLKRKIKLRDKEMQEQAARSVCEDGQRLHKLFTEAGSREEWLSDILPKIAEVLKLQDISSIQLEIVTLSQAYPDLSEFQVSALLSLKSNLSASAVRRVKKTLLDNQDTTSSQDVPSFFSKVQVK, encoded by the exons ATGAAGTTATTTCGAGGGTTGAGGGATGAAGCAG TGATGAGGACCCTAAGGACTAGAAACACAGTCTTGGGAACAGGATCCACTGAGCCAAACTCTTCAGTGGAACACAGTGGAAAGACAACATCAGATGGAAGAAAGTTTAAACCTTTAACATTGCCCCGGATCCTAAGAAGGAATTCCAAGAGTAACACCAACATCACTGCTCCAGATGTCCCCAACACATCCAGTGTTATTGCTGCCCCTCTGGAGG AGTTGTTGACTTTTGAGCAGAACCTTGAGAGAAATTGCCTGTCTGCTGCTGGCCAACAGCTGATTGAGAGAGAGGAGCGTCTATATGGACAGATCTCAGAAGAGGTGGTTCAGTCGACCACGGAgtgggagaaggaggaagagcaGTTCACCAGAGATCACAAAGCCCTCCTCAGCCAAATAGACCTGGCTGTAAAGAGTTCTTTCAGTCCAGATGAAGGCAGTCTTGAGGCTCTGAAGTCTGCAGTGAAAGCTATCctacaggaggaggagcaggatagGCGATGGCTGAATCAGGTGGGTAAACAGCCTGCCTGGAGGCCCAGTGAGTGTAGACGTcaccacaacactgtcctccagAGCCTGGTGGAGGAGCGTATGGACAATGCCGAATTGCCTCCTGAAGAGAGCAACAAGCTACGCTCCTCCCTGCAGAGGGATGTCTGTGGGAAGGGCAGGCGGCTGCAGGAGGACCTGCTGAGGGTGGTGAAGGATGTGAAGGGCTGCTACCCAGAGGACATGGATATCTGCAACTTCTATGGAAAGATGTATCACCAAGCCTTCAGCGCAGGGATGAGGAATATTGAAGAGTATGGGCTGGGCATGGATGACTGCTCTTACCTCCTGTATTGGGTGAATGTTGCCTACCCAGA AATTCTACAAAATCCGGAACTGACCAAGGAGATTAACCCTGAAATGTTAGGAAAGCTGTTGACTGAGGAGTTGACAACACCATTGGAGAATCAATGTCTTACTCACAAAGAG ACAGAGGTGCAGACATTGATCAACAAAGTGCTGATGGTGGAGGAGCAAGCCTGGATGGAGGGGTCTGTGCCTGAGCTCAGAGATGACTGTTACTTTAGCCCCTTGGCCATCGACGTAATTCAG TTTATTAATGCTGCAGTGAAATCGATAGAGACAGTTTTGGGAGCCATGTCCAAAGTCCAGATAATTGTGTGCCTATTGAAGGACTTCTTGAATAG CTATAAGAAATTCCAGGAGAAAGTTCTCAAGGGAAGCAACAATGGAAACAGCAGAACTGTGATAATGGCCAATCTTGCCTGTGTTGAACAATTTAG GGACTATATTGTAAACAAAGCCGATATCTTCCCAGTGGATGTAAAGGAATGCTGTCTGTCCATAGTAGCTGAAATGAAAAACATTGGCTACACATTTTTAACAAGCCCTATACACAAGGATCTCAAG TCTCAGTACAGAGATCTGGGGACGCCTGTCTGGTTGGAGAAGAAGAAACAGGTGTTTGAGAAGCTGTTTGAAGGAATTAACAAACACACCCAGGATCTTAAGGGCTTGACTGACTCCTGTCATCAG GAGCTGCTGAGCCAGCTGCACTTGGAGGTGACAGTGGAGTATGTGAGGAGGCTACTGAAGAGGAAGATCAagctgagagacaaagagatGCAGGAGCAGGCGGCCAGGTCGGTGTGTGAGGATGGCCAGAGACTACACAAACTGTTCACTGAAGCG ggtTCCAGGGAGGAGTGGCTAAGTGACATCCTTCCCAAGATTGCTGAAGTGCTGAAACTCCAAGACATTTCCTCCATACAGCTGGAGATAGTGACTCTGAGTCAAGCTTACCCTGATCTCAG TGAATTCCAGGTGTCCGCCCTGCTTAGCCTCAAATCCAACCTTTCTGCCTCTGCCGTGAGGAGGGTAAAGAAGACCCTCCTGGACAACCAGGACACCACCAGCTCCCAGGATGTCCCATCTTTTTTCTCCAAGGTACAGGTCAAATGA
- the LOC110497812 gene encoding tumor necrosis factor alpha-induced protein 2 isoform X2, translating to MRTLRTRNTVLGTGSTEPNSSVEHSGKTTSDGRKFKPLTLPRILRRNSKSNTNITAPDVPNTSSVIAAPLEELLTFEQNLERNCLSAAGQQLIEREERLYGQISEEVVQSTTEWEKEEEQFTRDHKALLSQIDLAVKSSFSPDEGSLEALKSAVKAILQEEEQDRRWLNQVGKQPAWRPSECRRHHNTVLQSLVEERMDNAELPPEESNKLRSSLQRDVCGKGRRLQEDLLRVVKDVKGCYPEDMDICNFYGKMYHQAFSAGMRNIEEYGLGMDDCSYLLYWVNVAYPEILQNPELTKEINPEMLGKLLTEELTTPLENQCLTHKETEVQTLINKVLMVEEQAWMEGSVPELRDDCYFSPLAIDVIQFINAAVKSIETVLGAMSKVQIIVCLLKDFLNSYKKFQEKVLKGSNNGNSRTVIMANLACVEQFRDYIVNKADIFPVDVKECCLSIVAEMKNIGYTFLTSPIHKDLKSQYRDLGTPVWLEKKKQVFEKLFEGINKHTQDLKGLTDSCHQELLSQLHLEVTVEYVRRLLKRKIKLRDKEMQEQAARSVCEDGQRLHKLFTEAGSREEWLSDILPKIAEVLKLQDISSIQLEIVTLSQAYPDLSEFQVSALLSLKSNLSASAVRRVKKTLLDNQDTTSSQDVPSFFSKVQVK from the exons ATGAGGACCCTAAGGACTAGAAACACAGTCTTGGGAACAGGATCCACTGAGCCAAACTCTTCAGTGGAACACAGTGGAAAGACAACATCAGATGGAAGAAAGTTTAAACCTTTAACATTGCCCCGGATCCTAAGAAGGAATTCCAAGAGTAACACCAACATCACTGCTCCAGATGTCCCCAACACATCCAGTGTTATTGCTGCCCCTCTGGAGG AGTTGTTGACTTTTGAGCAGAACCTTGAGAGAAATTGCCTGTCTGCTGCTGGCCAACAGCTGATTGAGAGAGAGGAGCGTCTATATGGACAGATCTCAGAAGAGGTGGTTCAGTCGACCACGGAgtgggagaaggaggaagagcaGTTCACCAGAGATCACAAAGCCCTCCTCAGCCAAATAGACCTGGCTGTAAAGAGTTCTTTCAGTCCAGATGAAGGCAGTCTTGAGGCTCTGAAGTCTGCAGTGAAAGCTATCctacaggaggaggagcaggatagGCGATGGCTGAATCAGGTGGGTAAACAGCCTGCCTGGAGGCCCAGTGAGTGTAGACGTcaccacaacactgtcctccagAGCCTGGTGGAGGAGCGTATGGACAATGCCGAATTGCCTCCTGAAGAGAGCAACAAGCTACGCTCCTCCCTGCAGAGGGATGTCTGTGGGAAGGGCAGGCGGCTGCAGGAGGACCTGCTGAGGGTGGTGAAGGATGTGAAGGGCTGCTACCCAGAGGACATGGATATCTGCAACTTCTATGGAAAGATGTATCACCAAGCCTTCAGCGCAGGGATGAGGAATATTGAAGAGTATGGGCTGGGCATGGATGACTGCTCTTACCTCCTGTATTGGGTGAATGTTGCCTACCCAGA AATTCTACAAAATCCGGAACTGACCAAGGAGATTAACCCTGAAATGTTAGGAAAGCTGTTGACTGAGGAGTTGACAACACCATTGGAGAATCAATGTCTTACTCACAAAGAG ACAGAGGTGCAGACATTGATCAACAAAGTGCTGATGGTGGAGGAGCAAGCCTGGATGGAGGGGTCTGTGCCTGAGCTCAGAGATGACTGTTACTTTAGCCCCTTGGCCATCGACGTAATTCAG TTTATTAATGCTGCAGTGAAATCGATAGAGACAGTTTTGGGAGCCATGTCCAAAGTCCAGATAATTGTGTGCCTATTGAAGGACTTCTTGAATAG CTATAAGAAATTCCAGGAGAAAGTTCTCAAGGGAAGCAACAATGGAAACAGCAGAACTGTGATAATGGCCAATCTTGCCTGTGTTGAACAATTTAG GGACTATATTGTAAACAAAGCCGATATCTTCCCAGTGGATGTAAAGGAATGCTGTCTGTCCATAGTAGCTGAAATGAAAAACATTGGCTACACATTTTTAACAAGCCCTATACACAAGGATCTCAAG TCTCAGTACAGAGATCTGGGGACGCCTGTCTGGTTGGAGAAGAAGAAACAGGTGTTTGAGAAGCTGTTTGAAGGAATTAACAAACACACCCAGGATCTTAAGGGCTTGACTGACTCCTGTCATCAG GAGCTGCTGAGCCAGCTGCACTTGGAGGTGACAGTGGAGTATGTGAGGAGGCTACTGAAGAGGAAGATCAagctgagagacaaagagatGCAGGAGCAGGCGGCCAGGTCGGTGTGTGAGGATGGCCAGAGACTACACAAACTGTTCACTGAAGCG ggtTCCAGGGAGGAGTGGCTAAGTGACATCCTTCCCAAGATTGCTGAAGTGCTGAAACTCCAAGACATTTCCTCCATACAGCTGGAGATAGTGACTCTGAGTCAAGCTTACCCTGATCTCAG TGAATTCCAGGTGTCCGCCCTGCTTAGCCTCAAATCCAACCTTTCTGCCTCTGCCGTGAGGAGGGTAAAGAAGACCCTCCTGGACAACCAGGACACCACCAGCTCCCAGGATGTCCCATCTTTTTTCTCCAAGGTACAGGTCAAATGA